A genomic segment from Amycolatopsis camponoti encodes:
- a CDS encoding DUF3097 domain-containing protein, whose translation MRSHSYDDVLAGRRRKKVPEVPAEPGLVVEDPASGFCGAVIRIEYGNVVLEDGKGRHRVFPLEPAAFLLEGKPVTLVPVKTVKAPVKQVSASGSVKVQGLQARVARDSRIWVEGKHDAELVERVWGHDLRVEGVVVEPLDGVDVLSDRIAEFGTGPGRRLGVLVDHLVPGSKESRLVEAVHDENVLVTGHPYIDVWEAVRPAAVGIRAWPKIPRGTEWKQGICDALGWGQPYEGWQRVLSGVSSFRDLETPLIGAVERLIDFVTEPTEEG comes from the coding sequence GTGCGCTCCCATTCCTATGACGACGTGCTCGCCGGCCGGCGCCGCAAGAAGGTGCCGGAAGTCCCCGCCGAACCCGGGCTGGTGGTCGAAGACCCGGCCAGCGGGTTCTGCGGTGCCGTGATCCGGATCGAGTACGGCAACGTCGTGCTCGAAGACGGCAAGGGACGCCACCGCGTGTTCCCGCTCGAGCCCGCCGCGTTCCTGCTGGAAGGCAAGCCGGTGACGCTGGTGCCGGTCAAGACGGTGAAGGCGCCGGTCAAGCAGGTGTCGGCGTCCGGGTCGGTGAAGGTGCAGGGCCTGCAGGCGCGCGTCGCCCGCGACTCGCGCATCTGGGTCGAGGGCAAGCACGACGCCGAGCTCGTCGAACGCGTCTGGGGCCACGACCTGCGCGTCGAAGGCGTCGTCGTCGAGCCGCTCGACGGCGTCGACGTGCTGTCCGACCGGATCGCCGAGTTCGGCACCGGGCCCGGCCGGCGGCTCGGTGTGCTGGTCGACCACCTCGTGCCGGGTAGCAAGGAGTCCCGGCTCGTCGAAGCCGTCCACGACGAGAACGTGCTGGTCACCGGGCACCCGTACATCGACGTCTGGGAAGCCGTGCGGCCCGCCGCGGTCGGGATCCGGGCGTGGCCGAAGATCCCGCGCGGCACCGAGTGGAAGCAGGGGATCTGCGACGCGCTCGGCTGGGGGCAACCTTACGAAGGCTGGCAACGTGTCCTGAGCGGGGTGAGCAGTTTCCGCGACCTCGAGACCCCGCTCATCGGGGCCGTGGAACGCCTCATCGACTTCGTCACCGAGCCGACGGAAGAGGGCTGA
- a CDS encoding MFS transporter has protein sequence MVLGDNGVTHEVEPDSKSGKVQVRRAALASAIGTTIEWYDFFLYNTAAALVFPHLFFPASSAYAGAMQSFATYAVGFAARPVGAAIFGHWGDRIGRKATLIVTLLLMGISSGIVGMLPGTASIGFAAPLILVLLRLIQGIAIGGEWSGSVLLAMEWGDQKKRGLLGSFAQIGVPVGLVLGTGGMTLLSATLSPDAFDSWGWRLPFLASLILVAVGLVIRLKILETPMFAKLIENRQTARTPVLDAIRHHWREILLSAGVRFSEQMPFYLFTSYVLVYVVSRHEFSKTFVLNAVLVGAACELAMIPFFSSLSDRIGRKKVYLAGAVFTGVIAFPYFTILAHGNHALVFVAVVVSFIPHALQYGPQAALIGESFPTHLRYGGAGLGYQLASVFAGGPAPLLATWLLHQTGTPYSISGYIILSAVVTVLCVTFLKDRSKADIDDVTVYQRS, from the coding sequence ATGGTCCTGGGCGACAACGGAGTCACGCACGAGGTAGAGCCGGACAGCAAGTCCGGGAAAGTGCAGGTCAGGCGAGCGGCGCTGGCGAGCGCGATCGGCACGACCATCGAGTGGTACGACTTCTTCCTCTACAACACCGCGGCGGCCTTGGTCTTCCCGCACCTGTTCTTCCCCGCGTCGAGCGCCTACGCGGGCGCCATGCAGTCGTTCGCGACCTACGCGGTCGGGTTCGCCGCCCGCCCGGTCGGGGCCGCGATCTTCGGGCACTGGGGCGACCGGATCGGCCGCAAGGCCACGCTGATCGTCACGCTGCTGCTGATGGGCATCTCCTCCGGCATCGTCGGGATGCTGCCCGGGACGGCGTCCATCGGGTTCGCCGCACCGCTGATCCTGGTGCTGCTGCGGCTGATCCAGGGCATCGCGATCGGCGGCGAGTGGAGCGGCTCGGTCCTGCTCGCGATGGAGTGGGGCGACCAGAAGAAACGCGGGCTGCTGGGCAGTTTCGCGCAGATCGGCGTCCCGGTCGGGCTGGTGCTGGGCACCGGTGGCATGACGTTGCTGTCGGCGACCCTCTCCCCCGACGCGTTCGACTCCTGGGGCTGGCGGCTGCCGTTCCTGGCCAGCCTCATCCTGGTCGCGGTCGGCCTGGTGATCCGGCTGAAGATCCTCGAAACGCCGATGTTCGCGAAGCTGATCGAGAACCGGCAGACCGCGCGGACCCCGGTGCTCGACGCGATCCGCCACCACTGGCGCGAGATCCTGCTCTCGGCCGGCGTGCGCTTCAGCGAGCAGATGCCGTTCTACCTGTTCACCAGCTACGTGCTGGTCTACGTCGTGTCGCGGCACGAGTTCAGCAAGACGTTCGTGCTCAACGCGGTCCTCGTCGGCGCCGCGTGCGAGCTGGCGATGATCCCGTTCTTCTCGTCGCTGTCGGACCGGATCGGTCGCAAGAAGGTGTACCTGGCCGGGGCGGTGTTCACCGGCGTGATCGCGTTCCCGTACTTCACGATCCTCGCGCACGGCAACCACGCGCTGGTGTTCGTCGCGGTCGTCGTGTCGTTCATCCCGCACGCGCTGCAGTACGGGCCGCAGGCGGCGCTGATCGGCGAGAGCTTCCCGACGCACCTGCGTTACGGCGGCGCGGGGCTGGGCTACCAGCTGGCGTCGGTGTTCGCGGGCGGGCCGGCGCCGCTGCTGGCGACGTGGCTGCTGCACCAGACCGGGACGCCGTACTCGATCTCGGGCTACATCATCCTGTCGGCGGTGGTCACGGTGCTGTGCGTGACCTTCCTGAAGGACCGTTCGAAGGCCGACATCGACGACGTGACCGTGTACCAGCGGAGCTGA
- a CDS encoding DUF3090 domain-containing protein, with protein MSRVIHVFRQPDRFVAGTVGEPGDRTFYLQASEDVRTISVTIEKQQVVVLAERLGSLLEEVASRFGADVPDDVPDDQLDVDPLTVPVEEEFRVGAMGLGWDADSSAVVIELLAITEGEVDETVVLDDTEEGPDAVRVFLTPAAARAFAERADRVVNAGRKPCPLCGEPLDPNGHICPRQNGYRRETDADED; from the coding sequence ATGTCTCGCGTAATCCACGTCTTCCGCCAGCCGGATCGTTTCGTCGCCGGCACCGTCGGCGAGCCCGGCGATCGCACGTTCTACCTCCAGGCCTCCGAGGACGTGCGCACCATCAGCGTCACCATCGAAAAGCAGCAGGTCGTCGTCCTCGCGGAACGCCTCGGCTCGCTGCTCGAAGAGGTCGCCAGCCGCTTCGGTGCCGACGTGCCCGACGACGTCCCCGACGACCAGCTCGACGTCGACCCCCTCACCGTGCCGGTCGAGGAGGAGTTCCGCGTCGGCGCCATGGGTCTCGGCTGGGACGCCGACAGCAGCGCCGTCGTCATCGAGCTGCTCGCCATCACCGAGGGCGAGGTCGACGAGACGGTCGTGCTGGACGACACCGAGGAGGGCCCGGACGCCGTCCGCGTCTTCCTCACCCCGGCCGCCGCCCGCGCCTTCGCCGAGCGAGCCGACCGCGTCGTCAACGCCGGCCGCAAGCCCTGCCCGCTGTGCGGGGAGCCGCTCGACCCGAACGGGCACATCTGCCCCCGGCAGAACGGCTACCGGCGCGAAACCGACGCGGACGAAGACTGA
- a CDS encoding SCO1664 family protein yields the protein MADSPADQPDPADPASRELVTHGRIDVEGRLVDASNVTLFCAIELDGVTGRVVYKPVSGERPLWDFPDGTLAGREVATAIISEAAGVGAIPPTVLRDGPFGPGMVQLWIETTEDDVVEVLPPDEVPEGWREVLHAHDRLGEPAVLAHADHPGLRDLAVLDIVVNNTDRKGGHLLPGLDGRVYGVDHGICLHTDPKLRTVLWGWIGEPVPPDTVEKLRKLRSELDGGLGKTLAEHITKFEIRALAERTDLLLTEGIFPEPGDDWRAIPWPLF from the coding sequence ATGGCCGACTCGCCGGCGGACCAGCCGGACCCAGCGGACCCCGCGTCCCGCGAACTCGTCACCCACGGCCGCATCGACGTCGAAGGACGCCTGGTCGACGCCTCCAACGTGACGCTCTTCTGCGCCATCGAGCTCGACGGCGTCACCGGCCGCGTCGTCTACAAGCCGGTGTCGGGGGAGCGGCCGCTGTGGGACTTCCCCGACGGCACCCTCGCCGGGCGCGAGGTCGCCACCGCGATCATCAGCGAGGCCGCCGGCGTCGGCGCGATCCCGCCGACCGTGCTGCGTGACGGGCCGTTCGGCCCCGGCATGGTCCAGCTGTGGATCGAAACCACCGAAGACGACGTCGTCGAAGTCCTCCCGCCGGACGAGGTCCCCGAAGGCTGGCGGGAGGTGCTGCACGCCCACGACCGGCTCGGCGAACCCGCGGTGCTGGCCCACGCCGACCACCCCGGGCTGCGCGACCTCGCCGTGCTCGACATCGTCGTCAACAACACCGACCGCAAGGGCGGGCACCTGCTGCCCGGCCTCGACGGCCGCGTCTACGGCGTCGACCACGGCATCTGCCTGCACACCGACCCCAAGCTGCGCACCGTGCTCTGGGGCTGGATCGGCGAGCCGGTGCCGCCGGACACCGTCGAGAAGCTGCGGAAGCTTCGCTCGGAGCTCGACGGCGGCCTCGGCAAGACGCTCGCCGAGCACATCACCAAGTTCGAGATCCGGGCGCTGGCCGAACGCACCGACCTGCTGCTGACCGAAGGCATCTTCCCCGAACCGGGCGACGACTGGCGCGCCATCCCGTGGCCGCTGTTCTGA
- a CDS encoding prolyl oligopeptidase family serine peptidase has translation MSRISPYGTWSSPITAAEVAAAGGGPQWLDVVGDEVWWAEARPGEQGRVALVRAVPGGTEDVLPAPWNVRNRLHEYGGRPWTVVEGVVVFTHWADQRVYAVSETGVVPLTPEPAEPQGVRYGDLRAGRPGEVFAVRERAVGPRPADIERELVAIALDGGPERVLAASHHFLTVAKLSPDGRHAAWFGWDHPAMPWDGTELCVAAVAEDGSFGPHRVLAGGADVSVCQVEWETPETLLALLDPDGWWNLHRVGLDGALTNLAPVERELGGPLWKAGSRWFVPLGGGRHAVLTSGRLAVLDEADGSVTSMAEELTAWSSTGFAVFGDGVVGVAGGPVREAAVVEVSLDGAVRDLTPQPELPAAYLPVPEERVFTTADGEAVPVVLYRPANPDFAAPEGELPPLLVHVHGGPTGQYLPMLDLELAYFSSRGIAVAAVNYGGSTGFGRAYRERLREQWGVVDVADCVAVAEALVAAGLADGDRLAVRGGSAGGFTAAASLTTKKTYRAGTVMYPVLDLAGWTGAGGDTHDFESRYLDGLVGPLPATRQRYVERSPLANSASLAGPVLFQQGLEDRICPPEQADRFVAGLAGRGIPYAYQRFPGEQHGFRRAATIVSALEAELSFYGQVLGFETPGVARLELSK, from the coding sequence GTGTCTCGGATCTCCCCGTACGGAACCTGGTCCTCACCCATCACCGCCGCCGAGGTGGCCGCCGCCGGCGGCGGCCCGCAGTGGCTCGACGTCGTCGGGGACGAGGTGTGGTGGGCCGAGGCGCGGCCCGGTGAGCAGGGACGAGTCGCCCTGGTGCGAGCGGTGCCGGGCGGTACCGAGGACGTGCTGCCCGCGCCGTGGAACGTCCGCAACCGGCTGCACGAGTACGGCGGGCGGCCGTGGACCGTCGTCGAGGGTGTGGTGGTGTTCACGCACTGGGCCGATCAGCGGGTTTACGCGGTGAGCGAAACCGGTGTGGTGCCGCTGACACCGGAGCCCGCGGAGCCTCAGGGCGTCCGGTACGGCGACCTGCGGGCCGGGCGGCCCGGGGAGGTGTTCGCGGTCCGCGAACGCGCGGTCGGGCCGCGGCCCGCCGACATCGAGCGGGAGCTGGTGGCGATCGCCCTCGACGGCGGTCCGGAGCGGGTGCTGGCCGCCAGTCACCACTTCCTGACCGTGGCGAAGCTGTCGCCGGACGGGCGGCACGCGGCGTGGTTCGGCTGGGACCACCCGGCGATGCCGTGGGACGGGACCGAGCTGTGCGTCGCCGCCGTCGCCGAGGACGGGTCCTTCGGGCCGCACCGGGTGCTGGCCGGCGGCGCGGACGTCTCGGTGTGCCAGGTCGAGTGGGAGACGCCGGAGACGCTGCTGGCGCTGCTCGACCCGGACGGCTGGTGGAACCTGCACCGCGTCGGGCTCGACGGGGCGCTGACGAACCTCGCGCCGGTCGAGCGGGAGCTGGGCGGGCCTCTGTGGAAGGCCGGTTCGCGGTGGTTCGTCCCGCTCGGCGGCGGGCGGCACGCGGTGCTGACGTCGGGACGGCTCGCCGTGCTCGACGAGGCGGACGGCTCGGTGACGTCGATGGCCGAGGAGCTGACGGCGTGGTCGTCGACGGGGTTCGCGGTCTTCGGTGACGGCGTCGTGGGGGTCGCCGGCGGCCCGGTCCGCGAGGCCGCCGTGGTGGAGGTCTCCCTCGACGGCGCGGTACGGGATCTGACGCCGCAGCCGGAGCTGCCGGCGGCGTACCTGCCGGTGCCGGAGGAGCGCGTGTTCACGACGGCGGACGGCGAGGCGGTGCCGGTGGTGCTGTACCGGCCGGCGAACCCGGACTTCGCGGCGCCCGAGGGCGAGCTGCCGCCGCTGCTGGTGCACGTCCACGGCGGCCCGACCGGGCAGTACCTGCCGATGCTGGATCTGGAGCTGGCGTACTTCAGCAGCCGCGGCATCGCGGTGGCGGCGGTGAACTACGGCGGGTCGACCGGCTTCGGGCGGGCCTACCGGGAGCGGCTGCGGGAGCAGTGGGGCGTGGTGGACGTCGCGGACTGCGTCGCGGTGGCCGAGGCGCTGGTGGCGGCCGGGTTGGCCGACGGCGACCGGCTGGCCGTCCGCGGCGGTAGCGCGGGCGGGTTCACCGCGGCGGCGTCGCTGACCACGAAGAAAACCTACCGGGCGGGCACCGTGATGTACCCGGTGCTGGACCTGGCCGGGTGGACCGGGGCGGGCGGCGACACGCACGACTTCGAGTCGCGGTACCTGGACGGGCTGGTCGGGCCGCTCCCGGCGACGCGGCAGCGGTACGTCGAACGGTCGCCGCTGGCGAACTCGGCGTCGCTGGCCGGGCCGGTGCTGTTCCAGCAGGGGCTGGAGGACCGGATCTGCCCGCCCGAGCAGGCGGACCGGTTCGTGGCCGGGCTCGCCGGACGCGGGATCCCGTACGCCTACCAGCGGTTCCCCGGGGAGCAGCACGGGTTCCGGCGGGCGGCGACGATCGTGTCGGCGCTGGAGGCGGAGCTGTCGTTCTACGGTCAGGTGCTCGGGTTCGAAACGCCGGGCGTCGCGCGGCTGGAGCTGTCGAAGTGA
- a CDS encoding SPFH domain-containing protein, translating to MVVPQAQSAVIERLGRFRTVASPGLTFLVPFLDKVRARIDLREQVVSFPPQPVITEDNLTVSIDTVVYFQVTDSRAAVYEISNYIVGVEQLTTTTLRNVVGGMSLEQTLTSRDSINTQLRGVLDEATGRWGIRVGRVELKAIDPPPSIQDSMEKQMRADREKRAMILTAEGQRESAIKTAEGQKQSQILSAEGARQATILAAEAERQSRILRAQGERAARYLQAQGQAKAIEKVFAAIKAGRPTPEVLAYQYLQTLPQMAQGDANKVWMIPSDYGKALEGFARALGAPGDDGVFRYEPPKDDDVPAKPDLEDEEVASWFETKSDPKVAEAVAAAEAVARQEVPALGVPTGAPPARPAIPRPVQQQPEPEPADEERGTEVTPAPQQPPTPQSGQAALPQPQSPAGPPQGQGYQGQPQSPPPGQFGGPQNPGSGPFPQQPPFGGPQGPRR from the coding sequence ATGGTCGTGCCGCAGGCGCAGTCGGCGGTGATCGAGCGGCTGGGCCGGTTCCGCACGGTGGCCTCGCCGGGACTGACCTTCCTGGTGCCGTTCCTGGACAAGGTGCGTGCCCGGATCGACCTGCGCGAGCAGGTCGTCTCGTTCCCGCCGCAGCCGGTCATCACCGAGGACAACCTGACGGTGTCGATCGACACCGTCGTGTACTTCCAGGTCACCGACTCGCGCGCCGCGGTCTACGAGATCTCGAACTACATCGTCGGTGTCGAGCAGCTGACCACCACCACGCTCCGCAACGTGGTCGGTGGCATGAGCCTCGAGCAGACGCTGACCTCACGCGACTCGATCAACACGCAGCTGCGTGGCGTGCTCGACGAAGCGACCGGCCGCTGGGGCATCCGCGTCGGCCGGGTCGAGCTCAAGGCGATCGACCCGCCGCCCTCCATCCAGGACTCGATGGAGAAGCAGATGCGCGCCGACCGTGAGAAGCGCGCCATGATCCTCACCGCGGAAGGCCAGCGGGAGTCGGCGATCAAGACCGCGGAAGGCCAGAAGCAGAGCCAGATCCTCTCCGCCGAGGGTGCCCGCCAGGCGACGATCCTCGCGGCCGAGGCCGAGCGGCAGTCCCGCATCCTGCGCGCGCAGGGTGAGCGCGCCGCTCGCTACCTGCAGGCGCAGGGCCAGGCGAAGGCGATCGAGAAGGTGTTCGCCGCGATCAAGGCCGGCCGCCCGACGCCGGAGGTGCTGGCCTACCAGTACCTGCAGACGCTCCCGCAGATGGCGCAGGGCGACGCGAACAAGGTCTGGATGATCCCGAGCGACTACGGCAAGGCCCTCGAAGGCTTCGCCCGCGCGCTCGGCGCCCCGGGCGACGACGGCGTCTTCCGCTACGAGCCGCCGAAGGACGACGACGTCCCGGCCAAGCCTGACCTCGAGGACGAAGAGGTCGCGAGCTGGTTCGAGACGAAGAGCGACCCGAAGGTCGCCGAGGCCGTCGCGGCCGCGGAAGCCGTGGCCCGTCAGGAGGTCCCGGCCCTCGGGGTGCCGACCGGCGCCCCGCCCGCGCGGCCGGCGATCCCGCGTCCGGTCCAGCAGCAGCCCGAGCCGGAGCCGGCCGACGAGGAACGCGGCACCGAGGTCACGCCCGCGCCGCAGCAGCCGCCGACCCCGCAGAGCGGCCAGGCGGCGTTGCCGCAGCCGCAGTCCCCGGCCGGCCCGCCCCAGGGCCAGGGCTACCAGGGCCAGCCGCAGTCCCCGCCGCCGGGCCAGTTCGGCGGCCCGCAGAACCCGGGCAGCGGGCCGTTCCCGCAGCAGCCCCCGTTCGGCGGACCCCAGGGCCCGCGCCGCTGA
- a CDS encoding SPFH domain-containing protein, translating into MSLGLVIVPEGRAAVIERGGRFRTVLGPGRHFVVPFADTVRARVDLGDQILSAPPRVIEAGDGREVHIGFEVTFAVTDPRLATYEITNPAIAIEQLTTTALRQEASLTTAERAVTAPGDLHRTVWTVLHDTTGRWGIVTRELKLAVSPPAAPGTPSTAQEWY; encoded by the coding sequence GTGAGCCTGGGGCTCGTCATCGTTCCCGAGGGCCGGGCCGCGGTGATCGAACGCGGCGGGCGCTTCCGCACCGTGCTCGGCCCCGGACGGCACTTCGTGGTGCCGTTCGCCGACACCGTCCGGGCGCGCGTGGACCTCGGGGACCAGATCCTGTCCGCGCCGCCCCGCGTCATCGAGGCCGGCGACGGGCGGGAAGTCCACATCGGATTCGAAGTCACTTTTGCCGTCACGGATCCGCGCCTGGCGACGTACGAAATCACCAACCCGGCCATCGCGATCGAACAGCTGACCACCACGGCGTTGCGGCAGGAAGCGAGCCTGACCACGGCCGAGCGCGCCGTCACCGCGCCGGGGGACCTGCACCGTACAGTGTGGACGGTCCTGCACGACACCACAGGACGCTGGGGAATCGTCACCCGGGAGCTGAAGCTCGCGGTGAGCCCGCCCGCGGCGCCCGGAACACCGTCAACCGCGCAAGAATGGTACTAG
- a CDS encoding acyl-CoA-like ligand-binding transcription factor, with protein MDARGLRERKKQETRIALSWAAIRLTVERGYAQVRIEDIAAEAGVSTRTFSNYFGTKGEAIVARHHDRGRAIASALRERPAGEPIWEAITAATLAGFALGEPVTEGRVPDPSWLAGIRLMVAEPALQGEFHKAGAAGEAEIARVVAERTGTDAETDVYPQLVAGTVAAALAVVTRQWLGTESPRPLEELIREVFGRLAAGLPEPR; from the coding sequence ATGGACGCCCGAGGACTGCGTGAGCGCAAGAAGCAGGAGACGCGCATCGCGTTGAGCTGGGCGGCCATCCGGCTCACCGTCGAACGCGGCTACGCCCAGGTCCGGATCGAGGACATCGCCGCCGAAGCCGGGGTGTCCACCCGGACGTTCAGCAACTACTTCGGCACCAAGGGTGAAGCCATCGTGGCCCGCCACCACGACCGCGGCCGCGCGATCGCCTCGGCACTGCGTGAGCGTCCGGCCGGTGAGCCGATCTGGGAAGCCATCACCGCGGCCACGCTGGCCGGGTTCGCCCTCGGCGAGCCGGTCACCGAAGGCCGGGTCCCCGACCCGTCGTGGCTCGCCGGGATCCGGCTGATGGTCGCGGAACCCGCGCTGCAGGGCGAGTTCCACAAGGCCGGCGCGGCGGGTGAGGCCGAGATCGCCCGGGTCGTCGCCGAACGCACCGGCACCGACGCCGAGACGGACGTCTACCCGCAGCTCGTCGCGGGTACCGTCGCCGCCGCGCTCGCCGTCGTCACGCGGCAGTGGCTCGGGACCGAGTCGCCGCGACCGCTGGAAGAGCTGATCCGGGAGGTGTTCGGCCGGCTCGCCGCAGGCCTGCCCGAACCGCGCTGA
- a CDS encoding aminoglycoside phosphotransferase family protein has translation MAAVLIDDAARARLVDRFGAELAEPWCDALPGLVARLTARWNLEVREARPGNTGRTLLCTGPGGDLRVLKLTPDPEVARLEVTGLRAWAGCSRVVQVLDADLDANAILLEGLVPGSQLDSDVPWAQIGEMLDQLHSVDPAGEFRSLAEGIEFIFTLSERRRRESPAAEHLSAEVLQKGRERALALATSGPVTLIHGDLHPANVLDAGPGRGAVAIDPRPGLGDPSLDAIDWMFVPMAKGGTIEDGLTALAPHVTDFDAERVRAWCVAMAPLVALSPLRRGERTPFTDAVLELAR, from the coding sequence GTGGCCGCTGTTCTGATCGACGACGCGGCCCGCGCCCGGCTGGTCGACCGCTTCGGCGCGGAGCTGGCCGAGCCGTGGTGCGATGCGCTTCCCGGCTTGGTCGCCCGGCTGACGGCGAGGTGGAACCTCGAAGTGCGCGAGGCGCGGCCCGGCAACACCGGCCGCACCCTGCTGTGCACCGGTCCCGGCGGTGACCTGCGCGTTCTCAAGCTGACCCCGGATCCCGAGGTCGCCCGGCTCGAGGTCACCGGGCTGCGGGCCTGGGCGGGCTGCTCCCGCGTCGTCCAGGTGCTCGACGCCGACCTCGACGCCAACGCGATCCTGCTCGAAGGCCTGGTGCCGGGCAGCCAGCTCGACAGCGACGTCCCGTGGGCCCAGATCGGCGAGATGCTCGACCAGCTGCACTCCGTCGATCCGGCCGGGGAGTTCCGGAGCCTGGCCGAGGGCATCGAGTTCATCTTCACCCTCTCCGAACGCCGCCGCCGCGAGTCCCCGGCCGCCGAGCACCTGAGCGCCGAAGTCCTGCAGAAGGGCCGCGAGCGGGCGCTCGCGCTCGCCACCAGCGGACCGGTCACGCTGATCCACGGCGACCTCCACCCCGCGAACGTCCTCGACGCCGGACCCGGCCGCGGCGCCGTCGCCATCGACCCGCGCCCCGGCCTCGGCGACCCTTCGCTCGACGCGATCGACTGGATGTTCGTCCCGATGGCGAAGGGCGGCACGATCGAGGACGGCCTCACCGCGCTCGCCCCGCACGTGACGGACTTCGACGCCGAACGGGTCCGGGCCTGGTGCGTCGCGATGGCCCCGCTCGTCGCGCTCTCGCCGTTGCGCCGCGGCGAACGGACGCCGTTCACCGACGCGGTCCTGGAGTTGGCGCGCTGA
- a CDS encoding NfeD family protein: protein MAWAVVWLIVGIALMIAEVLSGDFVLIMLGVGALFGAGADVLTGNIFIDVAVFAVASVGMLVLVRPALKRRFLAGTGHRTGIEALIGARAVVLSTVDFEAGQVKLAGDVWSARSLSEHHEPIKPGTSVTVVEIAGATAVVSAEP, encoded by the coding sequence ATGGCATGGGCAGTGGTCTGGTTGATCGTCGGCATCGCCCTGATGATCGCGGAAGTCCTCTCGGGTGACTTCGTGCTGATCATGCTGGGCGTCGGCGCGCTGTTCGGCGCCGGAGCCGACGTGCTCACCGGGAACATCTTCATCGACGTCGCCGTGTTCGCCGTCGCCTCGGTCGGGATGCTCGTGCTGGTCCGGCCCGCGCTGAAGCGGCGCTTCCTGGCCGGCACCGGCCACCGCACCGGCATCGAGGCCCTCATCGGCGCCCGCGCGGTCGTCTTGTCCACAGTGGACTTCGAGGCCGGGCAGGTGAAGCTGGCCGGTGACGTCTGGTCCGCGCGCAGCCTTTCGGAGCACCACGAACCGATCAAACCCGGCACGTCCGTCACCGTCGTCGAAATCGCCGGTGCCACCGCCGTCGTGTCGGCCGAGCCGTGA